A single window of Vibrio sp. HB236076 DNA harbors:
- a CDS encoding YeaC family protein has protein sequence MNTEQLLASITPQIYQRLLYAIETGRWPDGGKLTQEQRDSCMQAVMMYQAKHNENPDHMSIDQSGEIHIKSKMDMKKEWQINQGDAIFTTNPNQD, from the coding sequence ATGAACACCGAGCAACTATTAGCGTCGATTACCCCACAAATTTACCAGCGTCTATTGTACGCTATAGAAACGGGACGTTGGCCCGACGGCGGCAAGCTCACCCAAGAACAACGAGATTCATGCATGCAAGCGGTCATGATGTATCAAGCCAAGCACAATGAAAACCCAGATCACATGTCGATTGACCAAAGTGGTGAAATTCACATCAAATCGAAGATGGACATGAAAAAAGAGTGGCAGATCAACCAAGGAGACGCCATTTTCA